In Anopheles cruzii unplaced genomic scaffold, idAnoCruzAS_RS32_06 scaffold02045_ctg1, whole genome shotgun sequence, the sequence CAGACTGTCCGTGTAAGAGACCCATTTAAATTAGCTCCACCAGGCATATATCGCCCCGCAAAGCAAATCGCCGCTCGCCGGTGGTGATTATCAATCAATTAGAACCCAGCGCGCGATCGACACTAACCAGTAGTTGGCCAGCGCCCTGGCAACTTTTTATCTGACAAATTTTCCCCACGAACAACCGAGAGAAAATTATGGTTATCTGTACTTTCAGCTTTCTTCTACTCCTAATGGAGTCGCGGGTTCCTGGTTTAGCAGGTGGCCAATGTATAGGTTCTACCATCCGACTTATGGTCGGCCGGTACTACTAACGCGGTAACAGATTGTTGTGAACTTCGGAACGTTCCGCTACGGTGAGCACGGTTCgcaatttcatttcattgtcACTCGCCATTGGAAGTGGCACGTCGAGGTCGACCAGGCTGGCCGACCTGAACGCTTTATAAGTACACCTGTCATGGGCAGTCCAGACAGCAGAGAACAAGTGGTCGCTGCAGAAGAACACTCGTCGAGCAGTTCATCAAACTTATCGTTGACCCATCATGAAGGTAAAAGCTGCAAGTGGAGAACCCCTTAATTGTGGGTCCAATAATCCTCGTCCAATCCCCAGACTGTTGCCGCTATTGTTGCCGTCGTGGCTGTGGCCGCTACCCTGGCCGAGGCAGGATACGTCGCTCCGTACGCAGGCCTTGCTGCCGCCCATCACTCCGGGGAGTACTACGACGATCACCACTACTCTGGAGCGCTCGGTTACGCCGCGTCGTACGCTGCGCCATATGCCGCCTATCACTACAACCCTTCCGGCACCTACAGCTACTGGGGAAGCCATGGTCCGACGGTGGTACAGGAAAACGCGGCTTCCTTGGCGCACCCCCTCCATGGAGAGCACCTGTACTCGCCCTATTCAGCGCCGTACGGGCTCTATGGACCGGCGAAGGCCACCGTAGTGCAGGCTAACTTGGCTACTGCTAATCCCTGGGGCTATCCGTCGGCCTACGGTGCGTACGGGCACGGGTACGGCTACGGGTACGACAAGTACCTGACCGCAGTCCCGGCTACCAAGTATCTGTTGTAAACTACCAAAAAGTGTTCtggaaaatgttaataaaaattGGTAACGTTCTGTTGTGCAAAACAACTTGAAACTTGTGGTCCATTTAGCATTAGCTCACCGGCAAGTGCAGACCTTGTGACAACTTAATCTCCTCACCGTGCTGCCATCGAATCTGAAATCTCAATTTCAGCTACCCACCTGGAATTGCGTTTCTCTTCATCTTCGCCCGAATCCTTTTAAGCGCAAGTCGGGCGCTCGAAAAAGCCCGTCAATCGTGGCATGCAATCAAACGGTTTCACAACCGCACAGGGATAGCCAGAACGAAAGAGTCTGGActttcatttgcataaatctGCTGCCGCAATAGCCACCCTGTGCCAGCTGTGACGCTAGCCGCGCGGTTCCACTCGCCCTGACTCCATTCGTCTAGAATCGAACGTCGTTGATAAATGGTAATCAATCAACGACAATTTTGCCACTGCTCTGCTGCGGCTCCGGCTGCACTTGACGTGAAACACACCCTTTCGATGTAATCTGTTACTTTCCGCGGCACTGGAACCAGGGGGGCACACCGATGATGGTGACTAAGCGACCATTGCAGCGCGCACCACGTACACTTTGGTGCAGTATTGGAACCTAGCATGGCGCGGAAGAGAACAAATTGCTGGCTCCACCAAACTGGCGGCATTCGAAAGATTAATGTTCCGATACAGGGCGCTATATCATATACACGCCTCGTTCGCGGCCCGCAAATCGAATCGTTTCTTACGCGAGAAACGGTTCACGGGAGCTTTCGAAGGTGGCGCACTCGAGTGGGTCCGCTTGATCAGACAAAGAAATCACACTGCGAGTGGTATGCAGAACTTCCGCAATTAAGATTACGATCTACAGAAGCATCAAAAGTAGCCATTGAGGAACACATACAGAAGCCCGACGTAGGGAAAAGCAGAATTTAACCTCCAACACTTGAAAATAGGTTATTTCAAACAAAAGATAGGAACACAATTTCGTTTGCAACTATTTAGTTCGAAAAGATATCACAGTTCCGCGACTAGAATAACTTAGGCCACAATCGACTTCTGGTTGACGAGATGTCCCGGCAGAGGAGCCACATGCACAGCTCCCGGGTTGGCAGCAACGTATTTGGCAGCATGGGCCACCGGCAGGTAGTTGTTGTAGCCCAGACCGTATCCGCCATAGAGTCCCAGATGGTCACCCGTCTTCAGAGTGTTGACGTTGGCCTGGACAACGGTCGGAGCGTACNNNNNNNNNNNNNNNNNNNNNNNNNNNNNNNNNNNNNNNNNNNNNNNNNNNNNNNNNNNNNNNNNNNNNNNNNNNNNNNNNNNNNNNNNNNNNNNNNNNNNNNNNNNNNNNNNNNNNNNNNNNNNNNNNNNNNNNNNNNNNNNNNNNNNNNNNNNNNNNNNNNNNNNNNNNNNNNNNNNNNNNNNNNNNNNNNNNNNNNNNNNNNNNNNNNNNNNNNNNNNNNNNNNNNNNNNNNNNNNNNNNNNNNNNNNNNNNNNNNNNNNNNNNNNNNNNNNNNNNNNNNNNNNNNNNNNNNNNNNNNNNNNNNNNNNNNNNNNNNNNNNNNNNNNNNNNNNNNNNNNNNNNNNNNNNNNNNNNNNNNNNNNNNNNNNNNNNNNNNNNNNNNNNNNNNNNNNNNNNNNNNNNNNNNNNNNNNNNNNNNNNNNNNNNNNNNNNNNNNNNNNNNNNNNNNNNNNNNNNNN encodes:
- the LOC128276681 gene encoding uncharacterized protein LOC128276681; translation: MKTVAAIVAVVAVAATLAEAGYVAPYAGLAAAHHSGEYYDDHHYSGALGYAASYAAPYAAYHYNPSGTYSYWGSHGPTVVQENAASLAHPLHGEHLYSPYSAPYGLYGPAKATVVQANLATANPWGYPSAYGAYGHGYGYGYDKYLTAVPATKYLL